In Brachypodium distachyon strain Bd21 chromosome 2, Brachypodium_distachyon_v3.0, whole genome shotgun sequence, one genomic interval encodes:
- the LOC100834304 gene encoding uncharacterized protein LOC100834304 encodes MSTQQNVALSAKCAAWAQERRPFTHPIEIPAASGAREDRGASRQREQEEEDAGEVVPPHELMARRRAAFSVCSGQGRTLKGRDLTRVRDSVLRMTGFIEG; translated from the coding sequence ATGTCGACGCAGCAGAACGTGGCGTTGTCGGCGAAATGCGCGGCGTGGGCGCAGGAGCGGCGTCCGTTCACGCACCCGATCGAGATCCCGGCGGCCTCCGGCGCGCGGGAGGACCGGGGAGCGAGCCGCCAAagggagcaggaggaggaggacgccggcgAAGTGGTGCCGCCGCACGAGCTGATGGCGCGGCGCAGGGCGGCATTCTCGGTGTGCTCCGGGCAGGGGCGGACGCTCAAGGGCCGGGACCTGACTCGCGTGCGCGACTCCGTCCTCCGCATGACCGGCTTCATCGAGGGCTAG
- the LOC100834498 gene encoding subtilisin-like protease SBT5.6 isoform X1, whose amino-acid sequence MKKMGGVSGAREQLAAMSGILFFLFIFSFSTVSASTEQNQIYIVYLGEHMEAKSKEVIQEDHHALLLSVKGSEDKARASLLYSYKHSLNGFAALLSEEEATDLSARTEVVSTFPSEGRRSPHTTRSWEFLGFEEGLDSSEWLPSGANAGENVIVGMLDSGIWPESKSFGDEGLGPVPARWKGTCQGGDSFSPSSCNRKVIGARYYLKAYEARYGRLNATNGYRSPRDHDGHGTHTASTVAGRTVPGVAALGGFAAGTASGGAPRARLAIYKVCWPIPGPNPNIENTCFDADMLAAMDDAVGDGVDVMSVSIGSSGQPVRLADDGIAVGALHAARRGVVVVCSGGNSGPAPATVSNLAPWFLTVGASSIDRSFDSPIRLGNGKLVMGQTVTPYQLQGNRAYPMVYAAHAVVPGTPANVSDQCLPNSLAAEKVRGKIVVCLRGAGLRVAKGLEVKRAGGAAVVLGNPPMYGSEVPVDAHVLPGTAVSMANVNTILKYINSTAKPTAYLDSSTTVLDVKPSPVMAQFSSRGPNVLEPSILKPDVTAPGLNILAAWSEASSPTKLDGDNRVVKYNIMSGTSMSCPHVSAAAVLLKSAHPDWSPAAIRSAIMTTATTHNAEGSPIMNADGTVAGPMDYGSGHIRPKHALGPGLVYDASYQDYLLFACASGGAQLDHSFRCPKKPPRPYELNYPSLAVHGLNGSITVHRTVTNVGQHEAHYRVAVVEPKGVSVKVSPKRLSFSSKGEKKAFVIKIVARGRRSARVNRKYLAGSYTWSDGIHAVRSPIVVLVA is encoded by the exons ATGAAGAAGATGGGAGGGGTATCAGGGGCCAGGGAACAGCTCGCAGCCATGTCCGGCATTctattcttcctcttcatctttTCCTTCTCCACTGTTTCTGCCTCCACCGAGCAAAACCAG ATCTATATAGTGTATCTGGGCGAGCACATGGAAGCGAAGTCGAAGGAAGTGATCCAGGAGGATCACCatgccctcctcctctccgtcAAGGGCAG CGAGGATAAGGCGCGGGCGTCGCTGCTGTACAGCTACAAGCACAGCCTGAATGGCTTCGCGGCTCTTCTCTCCGAGGAAGAAGCCACGGACCTATCAG CCAGGACAGAGGTGGTGTCTACCTTTCCGAGCGAGGGGAGGCGGTCCCCGCACACCACGAGGTCTTGGGAGTTTCTGGGCTTCGAGGAAGGCCTTGACAGTAGCGAGTGGCTGCCGTCCGGCGCTAACGCCGGCGAGAATGTCATCGTAGGCATGCTCGACTCCG GGATTTGGCCGGAGTCGAAGAGCTTTGGCGACGAAGGGCTCGGGCCAGTACCGGCTCGGTGGAAGGGGACTTGCCAGGGAGGAGATTCCTTCAGTCCCTCGTCCTGCAATAG GAAGGTCATAGGCGCTCGGTACTACCTCAAGGCCTACGAGGCTCGCTACGGCCGGCTGAACGCCACGAACGGGTATCGCTCGCCGCGGGACCACGACGGCCACGGCACCCACACGGCGTCCACCGTGGCGGGCCGCACCGTGCcgggcgtggcggcgctcggcgggTTCGCGGCCGGCACGGCGTCCGGCGGGGCGCCGCGGGCCCGCCTGGCCATCTACAAGGTGTGCTGGCCCATCCCGGGGCCCAACCCGAACATCGAGAACACCTGCTTCGACGCCGACATGCTTGCGGCCATGGATGACgcggtcggcgacggcgtcgacgTGATGAGCGTCTCCATCGGGTCCTCGGGCCAGCCGGTGCGGCTCGCGGACGACGGCATCGCCGTGGGCGCTCTGCACGCCGCCAGGCGCGGCGTGGTGGTCGTGTGCAGCGGTGGGAACTCCGGCCCTGCGCCGGCCACCGTGTCGAACCTCGCGCCGTGGTTTCTCACGGTCGGTGCCAGCAGCATCGACCGCTCTTTCGACTCGCCCATCAGGCTTGGCAATGGCAAGCTGGTCATG GGTCAGACTGTAACGCCATATCAACTTCAGGGCAACAGGGCGTATCCGATGGTTTATGCAGCACACGCCGTTGTTCCTGGCACTCCTGCCAATGTTTCCGA CCAATGCCTGCCAAATTCACTTGCGGCAGAGAAGGTGCGAGGGAAAATCGTGGTGTGCTTGAGGGGGGCCGGCCTGAGGGTGGCCAAAGGCCTGGAGGTGaagcgggcgggcggcgcggcagtTGTCCTCGGCAACCCGCCGATGTACGGGAGCGAGGTCCCCGTCGACGCGCACGTGCTCCCGGGCACCGCAGTCTCCATGGCCAACGTCAACACCATCCTCAAATACATCAACTCCACCGCGAAACCAACTGCCTACCTAGACAGCTCGACGACAGTCCTGGACGTCAAGCCGTCGCCGGTGATGGCGCAGTTCTCGTCGCGTGGTCCCAACGTCCTCGAGCCCAGCATTCTCAAG CCTGACGTGACGGCGCCAGGCCTGAACATCCTGGCGGCGTGGAGCGAGGCGTCGTCGCCGACAAAGCTCGACGGGGACAATCGCGTGGTGAAGTACAACATCATGTCGGGGACATCCATGTCGTGCCCGcacgtctccgccgccgccgtcctcctcaaGTCGGCGCACCCGGACTGGAGCCCCGCCGCGATTCGGTCAGCCATCATGACCACCG CTACAACGCACAACGCGGAAGGCAGCCCGATAATGAACGCGGACGGGACGGTGGCAGGGCCCATGGACTACGGCTCGGGCCACATTCGGCCCAAGCACGCGCTGGGCCCAGGCCTCGTGTACGACGCGTCGTACCAGGACTACCTCCTCTTCGCCtgcgccagcggcggcgcgcagctCGACCACTCGTTCCGGTGCCCGAAGAAGCCGCCGCGTCCGTACGAGCTCAACTACCCTTCCCTGGCCGTCCACGGCCTCAACGGATCAATCACCGTGCACCGGACGGTGACCAACGTCGGCCAGCACGAGGCGCACTACCGCGTCGCCGTGGTCGAGCCCAAGGGCGTCTCGGTGAAGGTCTCGCCGAAAAGACTCAGCTTTTCGAGcaaaggggagaagaaggcctTCGTGATAAAGATCGTAGCGAGAGGGAGAAGAAGCGCGCGAGTGAACCGGAAATATCTGGCAGGTTCGTACACGTGGAGCGATGGAATCCATGCCGTGAGGAGCCCTATTGTCGTTCTCGTCGCGTGA
- the LOC100834498 gene encoding subtilisin-like protease SBT5.6 isoform X2, which yields MPSSSPSRAARTEVVSTFPSEGRRSPHTTRSWEFLGFEEGLDSSEWLPSGANAGENVIVGMLDSGIWPESKSFGDEGLGPVPARWKGTCQGGDSFSPSSCNRKVIGARYYLKAYEARYGRLNATNGYRSPRDHDGHGTHTASTVAGRTVPGVAALGGFAAGTASGGAPRARLAIYKVCWPIPGPNPNIENTCFDADMLAAMDDAVGDGVDVMSVSIGSSGQPVRLADDGIAVGALHAARRGVVVVCSGGNSGPAPATVSNLAPWFLTVGASSIDRSFDSPIRLGNGKLVMGQTVTPYQLQGNRAYPMVYAAHAVVPGTPANVSDQCLPNSLAAEKVRGKIVVCLRGAGLRVAKGLEVKRAGGAAVVLGNPPMYGSEVPVDAHVLPGTAVSMANVNTILKYINSTAKPTAYLDSSTTVLDVKPSPVMAQFSSRGPNVLEPSILKPDVTAPGLNILAAWSEASSPTKLDGDNRVVKYNIMSGTSMSCPHVSAAAVLLKSAHPDWSPAAIRSAIMTTATTHNAEGSPIMNADGTVAGPMDYGSGHIRPKHALGPGLVYDASYQDYLLFACASGGAQLDHSFRCPKKPPRPYELNYPSLAVHGLNGSITVHRTVTNVGQHEAHYRVAVVEPKGVSVKVSPKRLSFSSKGEKKAFVIKIVARGRRSARVNRKYLAGSYTWSDGIHAVRSPIVVLVA from the exons atgccctcctcctctccgtcAAGGGCAG CCAGGACAGAGGTGGTGTCTACCTTTCCGAGCGAGGGGAGGCGGTCCCCGCACACCACGAGGTCTTGGGAGTTTCTGGGCTTCGAGGAAGGCCTTGACAGTAGCGAGTGGCTGCCGTCCGGCGCTAACGCCGGCGAGAATGTCATCGTAGGCATGCTCGACTCCG GGATTTGGCCGGAGTCGAAGAGCTTTGGCGACGAAGGGCTCGGGCCAGTACCGGCTCGGTGGAAGGGGACTTGCCAGGGAGGAGATTCCTTCAGTCCCTCGTCCTGCAATAG GAAGGTCATAGGCGCTCGGTACTACCTCAAGGCCTACGAGGCTCGCTACGGCCGGCTGAACGCCACGAACGGGTATCGCTCGCCGCGGGACCACGACGGCCACGGCACCCACACGGCGTCCACCGTGGCGGGCCGCACCGTGCcgggcgtggcggcgctcggcgggTTCGCGGCCGGCACGGCGTCCGGCGGGGCGCCGCGGGCCCGCCTGGCCATCTACAAGGTGTGCTGGCCCATCCCGGGGCCCAACCCGAACATCGAGAACACCTGCTTCGACGCCGACATGCTTGCGGCCATGGATGACgcggtcggcgacggcgtcgacgTGATGAGCGTCTCCATCGGGTCCTCGGGCCAGCCGGTGCGGCTCGCGGACGACGGCATCGCCGTGGGCGCTCTGCACGCCGCCAGGCGCGGCGTGGTGGTCGTGTGCAGCGGTGGGAACTCCGGCCCTGCGCCGGCCACCGTGTCGAACCTCGCGCCGTGGTTTCTCACGGTCGGTGCCAGCAGCATCGACCGCTCTTTCGACTCGCCCATCAGGCTTGGCAATGGCAAGCTGGTCATG GGTCAGACTGTAACGCCATATCAACTTCAGGGCAACAGGGCGTATCCGATGGTTTATGCAGCACACGCCGTTGTTCCTGGCACTCCTGCCAATGTTTCCGA CCAATGCCTGCCAAATTCACTTGCGGCAGAGAAGGTGCGAGGGAAAATCGTGGTGTGCTTGAGGGGGGCCGGCCTGAGGGTGGCCAAAGGCCTGGAGGTGaagcgggcgggcggcgcggcagtTGTCCTCGGCAACCCGCCGATGTACGGGAGCGAGGTCCCCGTCGACGCGCACGTGCTCCCGGGCACCGCAGTCTCCATGGCCAACGTCAACACCATCCTCAAATACATCAACTCCACCGCGAAACCAACTGCCTACCTAGACAGCTCGACGACAGTCCTGGACGTCAAGCCGTCGCCGGTGATGGCGCAGTTCTCGTCGCGTGGTCCCAACGTCCTCGAGCCCAGCATTCTCAAG CCTGACGTGACGGCGCCAGGCCTGAACATCCTGGCGGCGTGGAGCGAGGCGTCGTCGCCGACAAAGCTCGACGGGGACAATCGCGTGGTGAAGTACAACATCATGTCGGGGACATCCATGTCGTGCCCGcacgtctccgccgccgccgtcctcctcaaGTCGGCGCACCCGGACTGGAGCCCCGCCGCGATTCGGTCAGCCATCATGACCACCG CTACAACGCACAACGCGGAAGGCAGCCCGATAATGAACGCGGACGGGACGGTGGCAGGGCCCATGGACTACGGCTCGGGCCACATTCGGCCCAAGCACGCGCTGGGCCCAGGCCTCGTGTACGACGCGTCGTACCAGGACTACCTCCTCTTCGCCtgcgccagcggcggcgcgcagctCGACCACTCGTTCCGGTGCCCGAAGAAGCCGCCGCGTCCGTACGAGCTCAACTACCCTTCCCTGGCCGTCCACGGCCTCAACGGATCAATCACCGTGCACCGGACGGTGACCAACGTCGGCCAGCACGAGGCGCACTACCGCGTCGCCGTGGTCGAGCCCAAGGGCGTCTCGGTGAAGGTCTCGCCGAAAAGACTCAGCTTTTCGAGcaaaggggagaagaaggcctTCGTGATAAAGATCGTAGCGAGAGGGAGAAGAAGCGCGCGAGTGAACCGGAAATATCTGGCAGGTTCGTACACGTGGAGCGATGGAATCCATGCCGTGAGGAGCCCTATTGTCGTTCTCGTCGCGTGA
- the LOC100834799 gene encoding uncharacterized protein LOC100834799 translates to MTTAGPSRRRRAPRTHPPLPLIAIVLLLVFPAPLRTCALRVPLREVATLLSLSQSLLTRVAVARADRGDAAASERARRIASHLSLLSSRGAWALGWDYLRHYAFSSAAGCGLSCATAAARLLAAAAEASRLQSPADTAQWLRRNYGDLRAAATQLLSGLLSGFSEQGPLREVVLDVKWEVEEGGLLKDCLKVGARDLEGLLVIAKDLFGASRASSRHNEL, encoded by the exons ATGACCACAGCCGGAccttctcgccgccggcgagcaccTCGTACCCatccccctctccctctcatcGCCATCGTCCTCCTACTCGTCTTCCCGGCGCCACTACGCACTTGCGCGCTCCGCGTCCCACTGCGCGAGGTGGCcaccctcctctccctctcccagTCCCTCCTCACccgcgtcgccgtcgcccgcgccgACAGGGGAGACGCCGCTGCCTCAGAGCGCGCTCGCCGAATCGCCTCACACCTCTCCCTTCTTTCCTCTCGCGGCGCGTGGGCCCTCGGCTGGGACTATCTCCGCCACTacgccttctcctccgccgccgggtGCGGCCTCTCCTGCGCCACCGCGgccgcccgcctcctcgccgctgcGGCGGAGGCCTCGCGCCTACAGTCACCCGCCGATACCGCCCAGTGGCTGCGCCGTAATTACGGTGACCTccgagccgccgccacgcAGCTCCTCAGTGGCCTCCTCTCTGGCTTCTCCGAGCAG GGGCCGTTAAGAGAGGTGGTGTTGGACGTTAAGTGGGAGGTGGAGGAAGGGGGGCTGCTGAAGGATTGCCTTAAGGTGGGAGCGAGGGACTTGGAGGGTTTACTTGTCATCGCCAAAGATCTGTTTGGTGCTTCGAGGGCTTCTTCACGCCACAACGAACTCTGA